From the genome of Cyanobium sp. ATX 6F1:
GGTCTGCTGATCAGCGGCGATGAGCTGGTGGCGCCAGGGAAGCTCCGTGCGCCCGGTTGCATTTGGGAGAGCAACGGCACCCTGCTGGAAGCCCTGCTGGCGCGGCTGGGCTACGGCGTCAGCGAACGGCGCGTGGAGGCTGATGACCCTGGCGCCCTGCGCCAGGCCCTGATCGAGCTGGCGGCAGGCTGTGATGTGGTGGTGAGTACCGGCGGCGTGTCGGCGGGCGACAGCGACTGGATGCGTGCCCTGGTGGCGGAGCTGGGGGAGGTGGCCTTCTGGAAGCTGTTCCTCAAGCCGGGCCGCCCCTTCGCCTGGGGCCGGGTACAGGACCGGCCGTTCTTTGGTCTTCCGGGCAACCCCGTGGCGGCGGCGATCACGGCGTTGCAGCTGCTCTGGCCGGCACTGCAGCGGCTGGAGGGGGCCGAGATTAAGCTCTTGCCGCGGCTGAAGGTGCACCTGGCAGCGGATCTCAACCGCGGCCCCGGCCGCCCGGAGCTGGCCCGGGCGCGGCTGCAGGTGGGAGCCGATGGGGCCTTGCTGGCGCTGGTGGAGGGCAGCCAGGCCTCCTCGCGGCTGGGTTCGCTGCAGGGGGCGGACTTGCTGCTCGAGATCCCCGCCGAAGCGGGAAACCTGGCGGCTGGTACGGAACTGTGGGCCCAGCTGCTGCGGCTGCCGATCCTTTAGGAGCCGTTCAGAACGGCGTGTTGCCCTCCACCCAGGTGCCCACGCCACCGCTCCATTCCCGTTTCCAGAACGGCGCCTCGTGCTTGAGCGCCTCCAGCAGCTCCTGGGCGCAGCGCTGGGCGGGGCCGCGGCGGTCGGCCGCCACAGCGACCAGGACGATCGCTTCACCGGGTCGCACCCGCCCGACGCGGTGGGCCAGGCGCACACGGCTCACCCCGTGGCGCTCCGCCAGCTCCTGGGCCAGGTCCTGCAGGCGCCGTTCGCTCATCCCCGGGTAGTGCTCCAGCTCCAACGCCTCCAGGGCCGTGCCATCGGCGCCCACAGGTCGCACGCGGCCGATGAAGTGGCTCTCGGCTGCCGCCAGGGGCGCCAGGGCCGAGGCGGCGAGCTGCCAGGCCGCCAGCAGCTCCAGGGGCATGAACGGCTCCGGGTGCAGGCTGATCAGCAGCTCGGCGGGGAGGTCCATCAGCCGCCGCTGATCGGGGGCAGGAAGGCCAGCTCATCGCCGGCCCTGAGCCGCGCATCGGCGGCGGCGAACTGCTGGTTGATGGCGACCCGCAGCGGGGCGGGCAGCGGGCTCGGCCCGAGCCCCAGCCGCTCCCAGATCTCGGCGGCGCTGACGACACCCTCCCCCAGGGGCACGGTCCGCTCGCCCCAGCCGGCCTGCTCCCGCAGCCGCGCGAACAGACGCACGGTGATGGTGGGGGTGGCCTCGGGGGCGGTCATCACGGCGGGGTAGCTCCGATGAGCCTGGCACCTCCCGCCCGACGCCGGTAAGACTTCCGGTCGCCCGTGTCTAGGGTCGGGCTTCCATCTGACGCTGTCTCCGTGGGCCTTGCGATCGCCCTGCTCACCATCTCCGATCGCCGCAGCGCCGATCCTGAGCTGGCCGATCCCTCCGGCGATGCCCTCGAGCAGCGCCTGGGCGCGGCGGGCCATCAACTGCTGGAGCGTTGCCGTGTTCCCGACGATCGCTACCGGGTGCGCGCCGAGCTCAGCCGCTGGATCGCCGATCCTGCCGTGCAGGTGGTGATCACCAGCGGCGGCACCGGCCTCACCGGCCGCGACGGCACCCCGGAGGCGGTGGCGCCCCTGCTCGACAAGACGATCGAGGGCTTCGGCGAACTGTTCCGGGTGCTGTCGTTTGAGACCATCGGCACCAGCAGCCTGCAGAGCCGCTGCCTCGCCGGGGTGGCCAACGGCACGGTGATCTTCGTGTTGCCCGGCTCCCTCGATGCCGTCACAACGGCCTGGGATCGCCTGATTGGCGCCCAGCTGGAGGCCACCACCGCCCCCTGCAACCTGGTGCAGCTGCTGCCAAGGTTGCGCGAATCGCCGCACCTACCGGCCTGATCACCGATGGAGCCTTCCACCTGGCTGCTAGCGGCCCTGGCCACCGTGGCCTTTCTCTATGCCGGCGTCGGCCATGCCGGCGCCTCCGGCTACATCGCCGTGCTGGCTCTGGCGGGATTCGCCGCCGCTGAGATCCGCCCCCTGGCGCTGGTGCTCAACGTGCTGGTGGCGGGCCTGGCCAGCTGGCAGTTCATCGGCGCCGGCCACTTTCGCCGCGCGGTGTTTCTGCCCCTGGCGCTGGCCTCGGTGCCGGCCGCCCTGGTGGGAGGGATGGTGGCCCTGCCGGGCCCCTTGCTGCAACGG
Proteins encoded in this window:
- a CDS encoding molybdopterin molybdotransferase MoeA, which translates into the protein MSPSSAPAEPFPAEGLPLEEARRLILEALQPLGGSENLPLAEVLGRVSAEPALAREAVPGFRASIMDGYALADAGVPELGQSWRLVGRSAPGAPYEGVLAAGEAIRILTGAPLPEGGNRVLPQELVEREESSLLRLGRPAGPNPWIRAADEEASAGQELLAAGERLGVADLARLASCGVGELAVRPRPRIGLLISGDELVAPGKLRAPGCIWESNGTLLEALLARLGYGVSERRVEADDPGALRQALIELAAGCDVVVSTGGVSAGDSDWMRALVAELGEVAFWKLFLKPGRPFAWGRVQDRPFFGLPGNPVAAAITALQLLWPALQRLEGAEIKLLPRLKVHLAADLNRGPGRPELARARLQVGADGALLALVEGSQASSRLGSLQGADLLLEIPAEAGNLAAGTELWAQLLRLPIL
- a CDS encoding molybdopterin synthase catalytic subunit; translated protein: MDLPAELLISLHPEPFMPLELLAAWQLAASALAPLAAAESHFIGRVRPVGADGTALEALELEHYPGMSERRLQDLAQELAERHGVSRVRLAHRVGRVRPGEAIVLVAVAADRRGPAQRCAQELLEALKHEAPFWKREWSGGVGTWVEGNTPF
- a CDS encoding MoaD/ThiS family protein encodes the protein MTAPEATPTITVRLFARLREQAGWGERTVPLGEGVVSAAEIWERLGLGPSPLPAPLRVAINQQFAAADARLRAGDELAFLPPISGG
- the moaB gene encoding molybdenum cofactor biosynthesis protein B, which gives rise to MGLAIALLTISDRRSADPELADPSGDALEQRLGAAGHQLLERCRVPDDRYRVRAELSRWIADPAVQVVITSGGTGLTGRDGTPEAVAPLLDKTIEGFGELFRVLSFETIGTSSLQSRCLAGVANGTVIFVLPGSLDAVTTAWDRLIGAQLEATTAPCNLVQLLPRLRESPHLPA